From the Lathyrus oleraceus cultivar Zhongwan6 chromosome 4, CAAS_Psat_ZW6_1.0, whole genome shotgun sequence genome, one window contains:
- the LOC127135212 gene encoding uncharacterized protein LOC127135212 isoform X2: MTVRKISKLFFMSSTLLIWNGIIVTLLLGESSFPHPLVLILKALIPIGHAFILVSTLCLICASSNAGVMIQIAFSMAFNGVSSFFLTRRAGRNLGLTTILIWLLPIPFVLFFNMQHTWMQLRSFGLRLHRRIRFVFCFEWEDEDVPAAGGAPPPPVSAADSAVAGGAPPPPVSAADSAVAGGAPPPPVSAADSAVAATTSA, encoded by the exons ATGACGGTTAGAAAGATTTCAAAATTGTTCTTCATGAGTTCTACGCTTTTGATTTGGAATGGCATTATCGTGACCCTACTTTTAGGGGAATCGTCATTTCCACACCCTCTGGTTTTAATTTTGAAAGCTCTTATCCCTATAGGTCACGCATTTATACTCGTTTCGACTTTGTGTTTGATATGTGCATCGTCAAATGCTGGAGTGATGATACAGATCGCATTTTCAATGGCTTTCAATGGTGTATCCTCCTTCTTTTTGACAAGACGTGCAGGTAGAAACCTTGGTTTGACCACTATTCTGATATGGCTACTCCCTATACCTTTTGTGTTGTTTTTCAATATGCAGCATACCTGGATGCAACTCAGAAGTTTTGGTCTACGGTTACATCGAAGAATTAGATTTGTGTTTTGCTTTGAATGGGAAGATGAAGATGTTCCTGCTGCTGGTGGTGCACCTCCTCCTCCAGTTTCAGCGGCGGATTCTGCGGTGGCTGGTGGTGCAC CTCCTCCTCCAGTTTCAGCGGCGGATTCTGCGGTGGCTGGTGGTGCACCTCCTCCTCCAGTTTCAGCGGCGGATTCTGCAGTGGCTGCCACCACCTCCGCTTAA
- the LOC127135212 gene encoding uncharacterized protein LOC127135212 isoform X1, which translates to MTVRKISKLFFMSSTLLIWNGIIVTLLLGESSFPHPLVLILKALIPIGHAFILVSTLCLICASSNAGVMIQIAFSMAFNGVSSFFLTRRAGRNLGLTTILIWLLPIPFVLFFNMQHTWMQLRSFGLRLHRRIRFVFCFEWEDEDVPAAGGAPPPPVSAADSAVAGGAPPPPVSAADSTVAGGAPPPPVSAADSAVAGGAPPPPVSAADSAVAATTSA; encoded by the exons ATGACGGTTAGAAAGATTTCAAAATTGTTCTTCATGAGTTCTACGCTTTTGATTTGGAATGGCATTATCGTGACCCTACTTTTAGGGGAATCGTCATTTCCACACCCTCTGGTTTTAATTTTGAAAGCTCTTATCCCTATAGGTCACGCATTTATACTCGTTTCGACTTTGTGTTTGATATGTGCATCGTCAAATGCTGGAGTGATGATACAGATCGCATTTTCAATGGCTTTCAATGGTGTATCCTCCTTCTTTTTGACAAGACGTGCAGGTAGAAACCTTGGTTTGACCACTATTCTGATATGGCTACTCCCTATACCTTTTGTGTTGTTTTTCAATATGCAGCATACCTGGATGCAACTCAGAAGTTTTGGTCTACGGTTACATCGAAGAATTAGATTTGTGTTTTGCTTTGAATGGGAAGATGAAGATGTTCCTGCTGCTGGTGGTGCACCTCCTCCTCCAGTTTCAGCGGCGGATTCTGCGGTGGCTGGTGGTGCAC CTCCTCCTCCAGTTTCAGCGGCGGATTCTACGGTGGCTGGTGGTGCACCTCCTCCTCCAGTTTCAGCGGCGGATTCTGCGGTGGCTGGTGGTGCACCTCCTCCTCCAGTTTCAGCGGCGGATTCTGCAGTGGCTGCCACCACCTCCGCTTAA